One Microtus pennsylvanicus isolate mMicPen1 chromosome 3, mMicPen1.hap1, whole genome shotgun sequence DNA window includes the following coding sequences:
- the LOC142846862 gene encoding methyl-CpG-binding domain protein 3-like 2B, translating into MFLKPDDESLYCSNIGNPAHIVILGPTLEIFGLQGRLTRSIIPPKLQKRIQAVRNKHKSKRRARATSPVTSCIFKSSVTRITAHPENTTRHKRQEETLEKPQQLCTFRRLQEYHIEDGTGNLLGPLCLSNPAKRTARRMRAGAMVPSGVNGLHTSRFTSVESPRSEGTVRGAREQSPPPSYSQGVTVPMALELSPSVNLQQVTAADIRRQSRRVARARKRLAEALELDRLARQEENMEGWSGDD; encoded by the exons ATGTTCCTGAAGCCCGATGATGAGAGTCTTTATTGTAGCAACATTGGGAACCCAGCACACATTGTAATTCTGGGCCCCAccctagaaatttttgggttacAG ggaagGCTCACAAGGAGTATAATACCTCCGAAATTACAGAAGAGGATCCAGGCTGTCCGGAACAAGCACAAGAGCAAACGCCGAGCGAGGGCAACTTCTCCTGTGACCAGTTGCATCTTCAAAAGTTCTGTGACCAGAATAACGGCCCACCCTGAAAATACCACCAGGCACAAGAGGCAAGAGGAGACGCTGGAGAAACCCCAGCAGCTCTGTACATTCAGGAGGCTGCAGGAATATCACATTGAAGACGGTACAGGGAACCTACTAGGTCCACTGTGTCTTTCTAATCCCGCAAAAAGAACTGCACGAAGGATGCGGGCTGGAGCCATGGTTCCTAGTGGTGTCAATGGTCTGCACACTTCAAGGTTCACCTCTGTCGAGTCCCCGAGGTCAGAAGGGACAGTGCGAGGGGCTCGTGAGCAGTCGCCACCTCCATCCTACAGTCAAGGGGTGACAGTGCCAATGGCTCTTGAGCTGTCGCCATCTGTTAACCTTCAACAAGTAACTGCTGCGGATATCCGGAGACAGTCCCGGAGGGTGGCGAGGGCCAGGAAGAGACTGGCGGAGGCCTTAGAATTAGACAGGCttgccaggcaggaagagaaCATGGAGGGATGGAGTGGCGATGACTAA